In the Ptychodera flava strain L36383 chromosome 1, AS_Pfla_20210202, whole genome shotgun sequence genome, CTGCTGGTCGATAGTGGATGTAAAAAAACTTAACATCACATTTCCCGGTTTTTGAAGTATTGGGCATTCTCATTTGGGATGCTGGCTTCCGCCTTTTAGAGTAGACCCACATTAAGGTGTTAATATGTGttaaaaatatttgcaaagtAGCATACTCATGTATCTTTCTCTTCAAGAATAATTTTTATACGGCCAGACAAAATCTACGGGCCATGTTTGGAATGATGCCCGATGCCCTGAGTGTACAGGGCGAACTTTGTTTGCGCAACTCAAGAAACTACGGAACAGCGATCGACTTCAGCGAGCAACATTCATAGTTTAATGCTTATCGGTTTATTAACccttttatcattattttcattgaaagtgggctgtagaaaatatattttagggTCATATTCGCGCACGAGAGAGTTAAGTGGTTTAGATCTACGTGTAGCCTATTTTTATTGTGTTTCATTGTTTCTTCACAGAAAGTCTTCACTTCCAGCCGAAAAATGACGACGATGATGTACATATTGTGCGTGCTCACCATTTGGTTTAAAATATGCCCAGGTGGACTGTGCGACAAAACCACAGCTAATCCCGAGAATTTACGAGCCAAGTAAGATAAAGagccaatttttgtttttaaataatgTATCAAATGTAACAACAACGTCAACGTGTGACAATTTCGAAACGTCGCTGAATACAATGTGCAGTTTTTAATGGTGTTTCGACACTCCATCAAATTAGTGAATCAAGCATCCAAGATAAGAACAGACTTGTACTGACGTTCCTGAAGTCAACACACAAATTCTGCTTTCAGTGGAATATTTAGTGACCAAACCTATGAGGTTAGAGAGGTTAGATAAAGCGAATGATATTTTAGGCTATAAACCACGATATTGTGGTGTAAATAAACACATTGACATATAATATGCAAGACAAACGCAATAAGTTTTGGAGTCTCTTAACTATATTGGCAACTTCAAAGTATTTTACACAAAGCACACAAGCAAAATGACTGCCGTCCTCCTCTGCGACACGATGTTGCCGACAGCAAAATTTGAAGGACGTTCGAGAACGTAGGTATTTTAGTACAGTGTGATGAATCTTGTATTGTATCCTGTAGTGGTTTCATTTGAGTTCTCATTTTTAATACAAACTCAAGAAAACAAAGTAAGACTTAGGTGGACAGCGTCTGTAAGAAAGGATAGCGATAGAATCGCTATATcgaaacaaaatttgcaaaaccaCAGGTGTTTAGACACATTTGTGTGTGCTATATGAAGTGTCGTTTGATGCTTATTATGTTTTACTTAAATCAAAGTCACATATCAATGGTGTGATCGTTCAAATTCGGAGTATTCAACGTTGATGTATGGTCTAAATACGTTGAGTCATTTATAAGTATGCAAATGGATTCATTAGGATGTGACACTAATCAAGCTTTGATCATGAGCATGAATAAATCTCAATATAACTTATGTACTCACAAATTCAATCAATTGCAGTATATCACAGGAtagttgaatatgcaaatgagcttataaTCTGAATTTCGTGCCTgtcaaactgaaaaaataactAGACCTAAGTATGGTCAATACATAGCAGAAGTCTGGTCAAAATATGTGCTCTCAATATCAATATAATACCTGACTACAGAATataattcaatatgcaaatgagctgttataAAGAATATTATACTCATTGAACTATAACTAAAACTAGGTATGAGCAAGTGATAGCAAAATTCCGGTCAAATTCAATGAGTATTGAAACGGCAATTGACgtcattttcattgtcaactatGTTATCTTCTGTTTCATTACAGGAGCATATTGATCCTCAACGACGAATGGGAAAAGGTTGACAAAGGTACGTCAAGCCTGAATCGTCAGATAGAATTGGAAGCAAAAGAAGCTGGGTTTGAGGTTTACAGGACAGTTCTTGGTAGAAATCGCTGTTGCATTGATATTTCTGACGCAAACGAGCATAATATTAAAGTAGCGGACAACATTTGCCACGAGAACATAAACCTTGACTGTCTTCAATCCTACAATGAGTGTGATTTGTCCGaaatagaaaaattaaaacacctGGACGTAATTGTTGGCCATGTACCCGTGACTTCAGGATCCGCAATTTCTTTAAAAGAGAAGAAATTTAAGAAAAGTCGTATTTTCCTTTTCATCAGTGATAATCATGAGGATCTGGAGGAATATCAACCGGAATACTATGAGGAATGGGAACGTAACACGATAAAAGCAGCGAAAAAAGCCACCGCAGTGTTTTCCGTGGGGCCAAAAGTATTCTCTGTCTTAGATAGAAAATTTAAAGCGTTGTCCAAAAAGATCATACATCGTGAATATATTCCGTTTCCCGATAATGATACGTTTAAGATCCAAGTAAAACTGCCAGGCGAAGGCAATCCCATGCAAGTTCTTACTTACACACACATGATAGGCGTAGACAATATGAAAGACAATTACATGTTAATTGCCAAAGCATTCAGCCGTGTTGCGAAGACATATCACGATATGCATCGGCCTCTACCAACTTTTATAATAAAAGGTGTCCCAACCCAACATCGTGATGAAATTAGAAGGAAATTATTTGAAAGGTTGTCAGCCCaagataaatatttgaaaatcaagctAGCACAATACGGCACATATGAGAAGAATTTACAAGATATTAAGGAGAGCAACCTGGTTGTTGTGCCTTCTCGAAGCGAGCCTTTCGGTATAGCTGGTCTTGAAGCGATGGCAGTAGGTATACCAGTTCTTGTAACAAGTCGCTCTGGATTGGCTGATTTCATCgaaaaagaatttaaaaatgaagCTAGGCAAATGATCGTCAAGGTTGGGGTTAATGATCTTGACGTTGAAGGCGACATAGATAAATGGCGTGATCGTATAATAGATGTTCTCAGTTACAACTACACAATGAGATTCGAAGTAGCGCAAGATTTGAAGGAAAAGCTACAACAATCACCAACGATTGAACGAATAGAGAAATCAAGAAAAACGTTTAAAAACGCATTAAATGGAATTTTTTAGATCCATGATAAAGATTAGAATAAAAACAACAATCGATAACATTCGAACCCCGAAAAAGTCAATAACCAACTGAAATGGCTCAATGATACGTCAAATGAATGATCACAACATTTCGATAAATAGATGAttgatattcattttttttaagttaATTGCAATCCGTGTTCGATACATTAAATGTGCATATTAAACCTAGTCGTTGAAATAGCAGAATGCCACGCCATCCCGTTCAAGACTAAAATGTGACACTGATGAAGACGATTAATTGTCATGTTAAATTCATTACCTTCCATCGTTCTTTCCTTAATATATACACCCGAAATACTTCAAAGAAAAGAGCTGCTTTCTCCATCCATCTTATCATTGGCAGAGATTTCTCTATCGTTTTGAATCTAGATACGGACAAAAAGGTGGCAGAAAATCCGATGCAGCCATCTCGACATaggttgaaaataaaatcgcatACTGCTACGAGTTTCCTCTTCAAACTCAACCTATCCTAGCGTGTCGGTAAGATCATTCCTCTTGTCAAAATAGTAAGAATGCAACATACACACCATATGATACGATACAATACGATAAGAAATTATGTAATACCCGTTATCCATTCAAATGTTCACTAGCGTACACAGTGTCACAGTGTTAAGCTCTCTCTAAAAGTAGGTCTTAAGTCcagatttgaaaatgttagcacCTGATGCAGAACGAATATGACTAGGGAGCCCATTCGACAATGTAGCGGCCACATATGAAAATAAACGATCTTCATTGAACTTGAGTCGTGTCCATGGAATTTGagtgataatctatttactGAACGGAAATATCTAGAAGGGTACAGGTGTTCAATTAGTGCAGTCAAATATTAATGTTTAGAATCGAAATAGTCTATAAAATCACGTTTTCTTACTGATAACCACAGGctttatttctcaaaatagCAAGGTATCTTTCGATTAAACAGCTATATTTTAGATGAAGTGGAATATATGGAAGGTTTTAAAATGGTGGTGGATGACATTGTATTCGAATTAACCAAAAGCAATATTTGTCTGAAGTATTTTGTGGGACTTTACGAAAAAGAGTGTTAACTATTTCAGAATATTTCACTCACAAAATGCTGCATAAACTCGCAATCAGCATTGAAAGGAACTGTAGATTCTCGCAAAAGGTAGATGCAACACTTGATTCTAATTACTTAATTTTTAGAGACCATTTTTACAGTTACAGTTATATTTCCTCCCCGCAAAAGTACTTTTATCATTCATTCGACAGTACCCCATAATGCTTGTAGTAATGCAAAGAAAATACGAGCTAACTGGGTCAAGCTCGACTAGTACATATCTATATTCCTAGTTCCATATTATCATTATACTCTGCAGAATTTAAATAGTACAATGttattgtaaattttcaaatatgacaataaaatgatgatgacgacgatgttgattgtgataatgatgatgatgccaTTGATGGACCCTTGGCGCATTTTATTTGTTGAGGCTTTTAAGATACCTGAACTATTAGCTTCTCAAGGTCGCTTAAATATTCGATTAATTCGTGCAAAGAATGCTCGT is a window encoding:
- the LOC139133280 gene encoding uncharacterized protein → MTTMMYILCVLTIWFKICPGGLCDKTTANPENLRAKSILILNDEWEKVDKGTSSLNRQIELEAKEAGFEVYRTVLGRNRCCIDISDANEHNIKVADNICHENINLDCLQSYNECDLSEIEKLKHLDVIVGHVPVTSGSAISLKEKKFKKSRIFLFISDNHEDLEEYQPEYYEEWERNTIKAAKKATAVFSVGPKVFSVLDRKFKALSKKIIHREYIPFPDNDTFKIQVKLPGEGNPMQVLTYTHMIGVDNMKDNYMLIAKAFSRVAKTYHDMHRPLPTFIIKGVPTQHRDEIRRKLFERLSAQDKYLKIKLAQYGTYEKNLQDIKESNLVVVPSRSEPFGIAGLEAMAVGIPVLVTSRSGLADFIEKEFKNEARQMIVKVGVNDLDVEGDIDKWRDRIIDVLSYNYTMRFEVAQDLKEKLQQSPTIERIEKSRKTFKNALNGIF